In Gammaproteobacteria bacterium, one genomic interval encodes:
- a CDS encoding efflux RND transporter periplasmic adaptor subunit, with protein MTPASPPAPSAGSRCWTAGSPPTAARLVKPVLDSPFAWSVGGRTAAAEPHGRVHASPRKGGIKHRRGTTRTLWPGGAAFGLMLVLAGCAEEPAPEPQAYDQAPVELRDIRVFVEAAGAVEPLRTVELKSKASGEILAINAENGDPVERSALLVRIDKRIPTNNLAQAEAALKAAESRQSIAELQMERAERLVADNTITDSEFEETALSLSEAEAQLVRARVDVENAHIALDDTDVLAPIDGTIIERNVEPGQVISSPTQDVGGGTLLLRMADLRRVLVRTRVDETDIGKINAGMQAQVKVAAYPAREFTGYVEKIEPLAVIEQNVTMFSVLILLDNPDSLLLPGMNAEVQIKIAEELEAPAVPMAALRTIDDIEATAHMLNWPYSNLHDAVMKEREETGDGGQPDPAAMSRPDPGDFARQQNRTGQRPQPGPEQRAAMRRAMGDAIRNQPRRVGRPWTGGARPGGGPGRRFQRQERDYDFRAEYWVLVMRDDGPAPAWVRTGLSDFEYSVVLAGLEEHDEVLLLPSAGLYESQSNLRNWMRRRAGGLPGIG; from the coding sequence ATGACGCCGGCATCGCCGCCCGCGCCGAGCGCAGGATCGAGATGCTGGACGGCAGGATCACCGCCGACAGCGGCGCGCCTGGTAAAGCCTGTGCTTGATTCCCCCTTTGCGTGGAGCGTCGGCGGCAGGACAGCCGCCGCCGAGCCCCATGGACGGGTTCATGCGTCTCCACGCAAAGGGGGAATCAAGCACAGGCGAGGGACAACGAGAACGCTGTGGCCCGGCGGTGCGGCTTTCGGACTGATGCTGGTCCTGGCCGGCTGCGCGGAAGAACCGGCGCCCGAGCCGCAGGCCTACGACCAGGCGCCCGTGGAGCTTCGCGACATCCGCGTGTTCGTGGAGGCCGCCGGCGCGGTCGAACCGCTGCGCACCGTGGAACTGAAATCCAAGGCTTCCGGCGAGATACTCGCGATCAACGCCGAGAACGGCGATCCGGTTGAGCGCTCCGCCCTGCTGGTGCGGATCGACAAGCGCATCCCCACCAACAACCTGGCCCAGGCCGAGGCGGCGCTGAAAGCCGCGGAGTCGCGCCAGTCCATCGCCGAACTGCAGATGGAGCGCGCGGAAAGGCTGGTGGCCGACAACACGATCACCGACAGCGAGTTTGAAGAGACTGCGCTTTCGCTTTCGGAAGCCGAGGCGCAACTGGTTCGCGCCCGCGTGGACGTGGAAAACGCCCACATCGCGCTGGACGATACCGACGTGCTGGCGCCGATCGACGGCACCATCATCGAGCGCAATGTCGAGCCCGGACAGGTCATTTCATCGCCGACCCAGGACGTGGGCGGCGGCACGCTGCTTTTGCGCATGGCCGACCTGCGCCGGGTCCTCGTGCGCACCCGCGTGGACGAGACCGACATCGGCAAAATCAACGCCGGCATGCAGGCGCAAGTCAAGGTGGCGGCCTATCCCGCCCGCGAATTCACCGGTTACGTGGAGAAGATCGAGCCGCTGGCCGTGATCGAACAGAACGTCACGATGTTCTCGGTCCTGATCCTGCTCGACAACCCCGACTCGTTGCTGCTCCCGGGCATGAACGCCGAGGTTCAGATCAAGATCGCCGAGGAACTCGAGGCGCCGGCCGTGCCGATGGCGGCGCTGCGCACGATCGACGACATCGAGGCGACCGCGCACATGCTGAACTGGCCGTACAGCAACCTCCACGACGCGGTCATGAAGGAACGGGAAGAGACCGGCGACGGCGGGCAGCCGGACCCGGCGGCAATGTCACGGCCCGATCCCGGGGATTTCGCCCGCCAGCAGAACCGCACCGGGCAGCGCCCGCAGCCCGGACCCGAGCAGCGCGCGGCCATGCGCAGGGCCATGGGCGACGCGATACGCAATCAGCCGCGGCGCGTGGGGCGCCCCTGGACGGGCGGCGCGAGACCGGGCGGCGGTCCCGGCCGGCGCTTCCAGCGGCAGGAGCGGGATTACGACTTCAGGGCGGAATACTGGGTGCTGGTCATGCGTGACGACGGACCGGCGCCGGCCTGGGTCCGCACGGGCCTGAGCGACTTCGAGTACTCGGTCGTGCTCGCGGGACTCGAGGAGCACGACGAGGTCCTGCTGCTGCCCAGCGCGGGACTCTACGAATCGCAGTCCAACCTGCGCAACTGGATGCGCCGGCGCGCCGGCGGCCTGCCCGGCATCGGCTAG
- a CDS encoding FAD-dependent oxidoreductase, with amino-acid sequence MMRRRFPNTSGPPWKRQGPISLQRNFPSMTNTTNKAGRKIVGRSTRRRFLAGGTALAGSWMLPRALRGAQTGGGLDAEVIVIGAGLAGLNAALLLEELGVNVMVVEATSRFGGRVHTVAESLVPGHPELGASGMGGGYARLLNAARQYGVEIGPVRPRTEPREGELLYCVQGQLISEEDWPGHALNPYRQDWARQMLPSRPPYQVYAELNPYPESDLGAWRRPEFAAWDRPVGEVLTEAGLTEAGVELGVGHNASYGTDHHDLSALMMFHTISFAIHQANWPGQGGAANGGNQRIPEAMARNLTGDVLLNSPVAAIAGEGDRVRISLEDGRRLNAARAIIAMPFSALRRIALDPEPPALQRAAIDNLGYTPCTQIHYAVKQPYWEQDGMAPSMWTDALPGRFMALKNDPGSPDSVTSCLAYVNGHFALKLAHMDEEAAIAEVTAELFRLRPSLKDALEPVYLWKWSNNPYAGGAYAYWKPGQITAFAQTIAAPLGRIHFAGEHTAQLNRGMEGAMESGERAAIEILGYL; translated from the coding sequence TTGATGCGTCGGAGATTCCCGAACACATCCGGACCGCCATGGAAGCGACAAGGCCCGATTTCTTTACAGAGGAACTTTCCTTCGATGACAAACACGACGAATAAGGCAGGGCGGAAGATCGTTGGGCGCTCTACGCGCCGGCGGTTTCTGGCTGGAGGAACGGCGCTGGCCGGCTCCTGGATGCTGCCCCGCGCCTTGCGGGGCGCACAGACCGGCGGTGGCCTCGACGCGGAAGTGATCGTGATCGGCGCCGGCCTGGCCGGGCTGAACGCAGCGCTGCTGCTTGAAGAACTGGGCGTGAACGTGATGGTGGTGGAGGCGACCTCCAGGTTTGGCGGCCGGGTGCACACCGTAGCCGAGTCTCTGGTTCCGGGGCACCCGGAACTGGGTGCAAGCGGAATGGGTGGCGGTTATGCGCGGTTGCTGAACGCGGCCAGGCAGTACGGCGTCGAGATCGGGCCCGTGCGCCCGCGCACCGAGCCCCGCGAGGGCGAGTTGCTGTACTGCGTCCAGGGCCAGTTGATCAGCGAGGAAGACTGGCCTGGTCATGCGCTCAATCCGTACCGGCAGGATTGGGCCCGGCAAATGCTTCCGTCGCGACCGCCCTACCAGGTCTATGCCGAGCTGAACCCTTATCCGGAATCGGACCTGGGCGCCTGGCGGCGGCCGGAGTTCGCCGCATGGGACCGGCCGGTCGGCGAGGTGCTCACGGAAGCGGGCCTGACTGAAGCCGGCGTCGAACTCGGGGTGGGACATAATGCGAGTTACGGAACCGATCATCACGACCTGTCCGCCCTGATGATGTTTCACACCATCAGTTTCGCGATCCATCAGGCCAACTGGCCGGGCCAGGGCGGGGCGGCAAATGGCGGGAACCAGCGGATTCCGGAGGCGATGGCTCGCAACCTGACCGGCGACGTGCTGCTGAACAGCCCCGTTGCGGCGATCGCCGGCGAAGGCGATCGGGTGCGGATCAGCCTGGAGGACGGCCGCCGGCTGAATGCCGCGCGCGCCATCATCGCCATGCCGTTTTCGGCGCTGCGGAGGATCGCGCTCGATCCCGAGCCGCCGGCCCTGCAGAGGGCCGCGATCGACAACCTCGGCTATACGCCGTGCACGCAGATCCACTACGCGGTGAAGCAACCCTACTGGGAGCAGGACGGCATGGCGCCGAGCATGTGGACGGACGCGCTGCCCGGACGGTTCATGGCGCTGAAGAACGACCCGGGCAGCCCCGACTCGGTCACCAGCTGCCTGGCCTATGTCAACGGCCATTTCGCATTGAAACTTGCCCACATGGACGAGGAAGCGGCCATCGCCGAAGTGACCGCCGAGCTGTTCCGGCTGCGGCCGTCACTGAAGGACGCGCTGGAACCCGTTTACCTGTGGAAATGGTCCAACAATCCGTATGCCGGCGGCGCCTACGCCTACTGGAAGCCCGGTCAGATCACCGCGTTCGCCCAGACGATCGCCGCGCCGCTTGGCCGCATTCATTTCGCCGGAGAACACACCGCGCAACTGAATCGCGGCATGGAGGGCGCGATGGAGTCCGGCGAACGCGCCGCGATCGAGATCCTCGGATACCTCTAG
- a CDS encoding ABC transporter ATP-binding protein — MTTSAIRTRELTRTYRMGTDTVVALCDVSLAVRPNEYLAVTGPSGSGKSTLMNLLGCLETPTAGDYWLNGVHVSRMNGRELARVRNRQVGFVFQTFNLLERCSAVQNVEAPLIYARMRRRERLKRATEALERVGLADRLAHRPSQLSGGQRQRVAIARALVTRPSILLADEPTGNLDSATGAEVLTLFDSLHSDGHTLIVVTHDAGIAARAERRIEMLDGRITADSGAPGKACA; from the coding sequence ATGACGACGTCTGCAATACGTACGCGCGAACTGACGCGGACCTACCGGATGGGAACCGATACCGTGGTCGCGCTGTGCGATGTCAGCCTCGCGGTACGGCCGAACGAGTACCTGGCCGTCACGGGCCCGTCCGGATCGGGAAAATCGACGCTGATGAACCTGCTCGGCTGCCTGGAGACGCCCACGGCGGGAGACTACTGGCTGAACGGCGTGCACGTGTCGCGCATGAACGGCCGGGAGCTGGCCAGGGTGCGCAACCGGCAGGTGGGTTTCGTGTTTCAGACCTTCAATCTGCTGGAGCGCTGCAGCGCCGTGCAAAACGTGGAGGCGCCCCTGATCTATGCCCGGATGCGCCGCCGCGAGCGTCTGAAGCGGGCGACCGAGGCCCTGGAACGGGTCGGGCTGGCCGACCGCCTTGCGCACCGGCCCAGCCAGCTCTCCGGAGGGCAGCGGCAAAGAGTGGCGATTGCGCGTGCGCTGGTTACGCGCCCGAGCATCTTGCTGGCGGACGAACCGACGGGTAATCTGGACTCGGCCACCGGAGCGGAAGTCCTGACGTTGTTCGATTCACTGCACAGCGACGGTCACACGTTGATCGTGGTTACCCATGACGCCGGCATCGCCGCCCGCGCCGAGCGCAGGATCGAGATGCTGGACGGCAGGATCACCGCCGACAGCGGCGCGCCTGGTAAAGCCTGTGCTTGA
- the gatB gene encoding Asp-tRNA(Asn)/Glu-tRNA(Gln) amidotransferase subunit GatB: protein MEFEVVIGLEIHVQLATRSKMFSGASTVFGASPNTQACLVDLGFPGTLPVANRQAVAMAARFGLATGGEVARRSVFARKNYFYPDLPKGYQISQFELPIVSGGSVEVAVAGEPARQIELTRAHLEEDAGKSLHDAMPNATGVDLNRAGAPLLEIVTEPQLRSPEEASACMRGIHQLVTWIGISDGAMQEGSLRCDANISLRKPGDTELGTRTEIKNLNSFRFVERALHSEILRQAEVLRQGGSIAQETRLYDAVLDTTRPMRDKEQANDYRYFPDPDLPPLALEPGFLEELRGTLPELPQERRARFRSDYGLSAEDARRLCESRATADYFESAGEACGDMQLAARWTSGELAAALNRDGLDIADSRVSADDLGVLLSRLRDGSLSGKLGKEVFQAMWAGEGSADDIIKERGLRQISDAGALEGVIQEVMEQHAEQVRQYREGNTRVFGFLVGQVMRATRGQANPQIVNELLRKRL, encoded by the coding sequence ATGGAATTCGAGGTGGTCATCGGGCTGGAAATACACGTCCAGCTTGCCACGCGCAGCAAGATGTTCTCGGGCGCATCGACGGTGTTCGGGGCCAGCCCCAACACCCAGGCCTGCCTGGTCGACCTCGGCTTTCCGGGCACGCTGCCGGTGGCCAACCGCCAGGCCGTGGCCATGGCCGCCCGGTTCGGACTGGCGACCGGCGGAGAGGTCGCGCGCCGTTCGGTGTTTGCGCGCAAGAACTACTTCTATCCCGACCTGCCCAAGGGCTACCAGATTTCGCAGTTCGAACTGCCCATCGTGAGCGGCGGATCGGTGGAAGTGGCCGTTGCCGGCGAGCCGGCCCGGCAGATCGAACTGACTCGCGCGCATCTTGAGGAGGACGCAGGAAAGTCCCTGCACGACGCCATGCCCAACGCCACCGGCGTGGACCTCAACCGGGCGGGTGCTCCGCTTCTCGAAATCGTGACCGAGCCGCAACTGCGGTCCCCGGAGGAGGCCTCCGCATGCATGCGCGGCATCCACCAGTTGGTGACCTGGATCGGTATCTCCGACGGCGCGATGCAGGAGGGTTCGTTGCGCTGCGACGCCAACATCTCGCTCAGGAAGCCCGGGGACACGGAGTTGGGGACGCGCACCGAAATCAAGAACCTCAATTCCTTCCGGTTCGTGGAACGCGCGCTGCATTCCGAAATCCTGCGCCAGGCCGAAGTGCTGCGCCAGGGAGGAAGCATCGCGCAGGAGACCCGCCTGTACGACGCCGTGCTGGATACGACCCGGCCGATGCGCGACAAGGAGCAGGCCAACGACTATCGCTATTTCCCCGATCCGGACCTGCCGCCGCTGGCCCTGGAGCCCGGGTTCCTGGAGGAATTGCGCGGAACCCTTCCCGAACTGCCGCAGGAACGCCGCGCCCGGTTCCGTTCGGACTACGGCCTGTCCGCCGAAGACGCCCGGCGGCTTTGCGAGAGCCGGGCGACGGCTGACTATTTCGAGAGCGCCGGCGAGGCCTGCGGGGACATGCAGCTGGCGGCGCGCTGGACCAGCGGCGAACTGGCCGCCGCGCTGAACCGCGACGGCCTGGACATTGCCGACAGCCGGGTGAGCGCCGACGATCTGGGAGTGTTGCTGTCCCGTCTGCGCGACGGCTCGCTTTCCGGCAAACTGGGCAAGGAAGTGTTCCAGGCAATGTGGGCCGGCGAGGGAAGCGCCGACGACATCATCAAAGAGCGCGGTCTTCGCCAGATCTCGGACGCCGGAGCGCTTGAAGGCGTCATTCAAGAGGTCATGGAGCAGCACGCCGAACAGGTACGGCAGTACCGGGAAGGCAACACCCGGGTGTTCGGCTTTCTGGTCGGCCAGGTGATGCGCGCCACCAGGGGCCAAGCCAACCCGCAGATCGTCAATGAGCTGCTCCGCAAACGCCTGTAG